In Paracoccus fistulariae, a single window of DNA contains:
- the gap gene encoding type I glyceraldehyde-3-phosphate dehydrogenase yields MAVKVAINGFGRIGRNVLRAIIESGRNDIEVVAINDLGPVETNAHLLRYDSVHGRFPAEVKVDGDSIDVGRGPIKVTAIRNPADLPWGDIDVIMECTGIFTSKEKVQPHLSTGAKRVLISAPAENADKTIVFGVNDDQLTKDDVVVSNASCTTNCLSPVAKVLNDAIGIDRGFMTTIHSYTGDQPTLDTMHKDLYRARAAALSMIPTSTGAAKAVGLVLPELKGKLDGVAIRVPTPNVSVVDLVFEAGKDTSVEEINNAIKAAADGPLKGVLGYTDEPLVSSDFNHDPHSSIFHLDQTKVMEGRLCRILTWYDNEWGFSNRMADTAVAMGKLI; encoded by the coding sequence ATGGCTGTGAAAGTTGCCATCAACGGCTTTGGCCGCATCGGTCGTAACGTTCTGCGCGCAATCATTGAATCCGGCCGCAACGACATTGAGGTCGTCGCCATCAACGATCTGGGCCCGGTGGAAACCAATGCGCATCTGCTGCGCTACGATTCGGTTCACGGTCGTTTCCCGGCCGAGGTGAAGGTCGACGGCGACAGCATCGATGTCGGTCGCGGCCCGATCAAGGTGACCGCCATCCGCAACCCGGCAGACCTGCCCTGGGGCGATATCGACGTCATCATGGAATGCACCGGCATCTTCACCTCGAAGGAAAAGGTGCAGCCGCATCTGTCGACCGGCGCCAAGCGCGTGCTGATCTCGGCCCCGGCTGAAAATGCCGACAAGACCATCGTTTTCGGCGTGAATGACGATCAGCTGACCAAGGACGATGTCGTCGTCTCGAACGCAAGCTGCACCACCAACTGCCTGTCGCCCGTGGCCAAGGTGCTGAACGACGCGATCGGCATCGACCGCGGCTTCATGACCACGATCCACAGCTATACCGGCGATCAGCCGACGCTGGACACGATGCACAAGGATCTGTATCGCGCCCGCGCCGCCGCCCTGTCGATGATCCCGACCTCGACCGGCGCCGCCAAGGCCGTGGGTCTGGTGCTTCCGGAACTGAAGGGCAAGCTGGACGGCGTCGCGATCCGCGTGCCGACCCCGAATGTCTCTGTCGTCGATCTGGTTTTCGAAGCAGGCAAGGACACCTCGGTCGAAGAGATCAACAACGCCATCAAAGCCGCCGCCGATGGTCCGCTGAAGGGCGTTCTGGGCTATACCGATGAGCCGCTGGTCTCGTCGGATTTCAACCACGACCCGCACAGCTCTATCTTCCATCTGGATCAGACCAAGGTGATGGAGGGCCGCCTGTGCCGCATCCTGACCTGGTATGACAATGAATGGGGCTTCTCGAACCGGATGGCGGATACCGCCGTCGCGATGGGCAAGCTGATCTGA
- a CDS encoding FliG C-terminal domain-containing protein yields MRAQDGLSRRQKAAVIVRLLLDDEDAASLSRLNTNSQTLVAEAMASMEIIDRQTRDAIITEFCDNLEAVGLTFPGDLDGTLAMLGGKLSDASADHLRRMAAVSGHGDPWARISALPADAIEKLANSEAVELVALMLSKLPVERASEAFVALPRDRARAVAAAMSMTSGVSQQALQRVGLILLQAAESVPKPAISTPAAERVGALLNFATADLRDDVLGALEEQDQGFAGGVRKAIFIFAHIPTRIEPKDIPRVTRQVDQAVLVRALAATAPEDIETANFILDNLSQRMAEGLREERDTLGKLRARDIEDAMNEVVAAIRKMTDSGELTLIQPLDEEED; encoded by the coding sequence ATGCGGGCACAAGACGGGCTTAGTCGGCGCCAGAAGGCGGCGGTGATCGTGCGGTTGCTGCTGGATGATGAAGATGCGGCCAGCCTGTCGCGTCTGAACACCAACAGCCAGACGCTTGTTGCCGAAGCCATGGCCAGCATGGAAATCATCGACCGCCAGACCCGCGACGCCATCATCACCGAATTCTGCGACAATCTGGAAGCGGTCGGGCTGACCTTCCCCGGCGATCTGGATGGCACGCTGGCGATGCTGGGGGGCAAGCTGTCCGATGCCAGCGCCGATCACCTGCGCCGCATGGCTGCGGTATCGGGCCATGGCGACCCTTGGGCGCGCATTTCCGCGCTTCCGGCAGATGCCATCGAAAAACTGGCCAATTCCGAAGCGGTCGAGCTTGTGGCACTGATGCTGTCGAAACTGCCGGTCGAACGCGCATCCGAAGCCTTTGTCGCCCTGCCCCGCGACCGCGCCCGCGCCGTTGCGGCGGCCATGTCCATGACCTCGGGTGTCAGCCAGCAGGCCTTGCAGCGCGTCGGCCTGATCCTGCTGCAGGCTGCGGAATCGGTTCCGAAACCGGCGATCTCGACCCCGGCGGCGGAACGCGTGGGGGCGCTTCTGAATTTCGCGACCGCCGATCTGCGCGATGACGTTCTGGGCGCATTGGAGGAACAGGATCAGGGCTTTGCAGGCGGCGTGCGCAAGGCGATCTTCATCTTCGCCCATATCCCCACCCGGATCGAGCCAAAGGATATCCCGCGCGTCACGCGGCAGGTCGATCAGGCCGTTCTGGTCCGCGCCCTGGCCGCCACCGCGCCCGAAGATATCGAAACCGCCAATTTCATCCTGGATAACCTGTCGCAGCGCATGGCCGAAGGGCTGCGTGAGGAACGCGATACACTGGGCAAGCTGCGCGCACGCGATATCGAGGATGCGATGAACGAGGTGGTCGCCGCGATTCGCAAGATGACCGACTCGGGCGAGCTGACGCTGATCCAGCCGCTTGACGAGGAAGAAGACTGA